CGCCTGACGCGACTTAGAGGCGTTGGCGCTAAAGCGGCTGACGAAGGACTGCAGGTCAGCAATCTGCGCTTTCTTCTTGGCGTTATCCGCCAGCAGACGTTCACGCGCCTGGGTAGCCGCCGTCATGTACTCGTCGTAGTTGCCCGGATAAACGCGCAGCTCGCCGTAGTCCAGATCCGCCATGTGCGTACAGACCATGTTCAGGAAGTGACGGTCGTGCGAGATGATGATCATGGTGCTGTCGCGATCGTTCAGCGTCTGCTCCAGCCAGCGGATGGTGTCGATGTCCAGGTTGTTCGTCGGTTCGTCGAGCAGCAGGATGTCCGGGTTAGAGAACAGCGCCTGTGCCAGCAGCACGCGCAGCTTCCAGCCTGGCGCAACTTCGCTCATCGGGCCGTAATGCTGTTCAACCGGAATGCCTACGCCCAGCAGCAGCTCGCCCGCGCGCGCTTCCGCAGAGTAGCCGTCCATCTCGCCGTACTGCGTTTCCAGATCGGCCACTTTATAGCCGTCTTCTTCGCTCATTTCGGCCAGCGCGTAGATGCGATCGCGCTCCTGCTTCACTTCCCACAGTTCCCCATGCCCCATGATCACGGTGTCGAGCACGGTGAACTCTTCGAAGGCGAACTGATCCTGACGCAGCTTACCGATACGCTCGTTAGGGTCGAGCGATACGTTACCGAGCGTCGGCTCCAGGTCACCGCCGAGGATCTTCATAAAGGTGGATTTTCCGCTACCGTTGGCACCAATCAGGCCGTAACGGTTGCCGCCGCCAAATTTGACGGAAATGTTTTCGAACAGCGGCTTACTGCCAAACTGCATAGTAATATTGTTGCAAAGAAGCAAAATTGATACTCTCTTGTAAGTTACTGAGGTACTTATGAAACAAAACGGAAAAGCATACTCTTACATAAGGTTCTCATCAAAGAAGCAAGAACAAGGTGACTCCGTAAGACGTCAAACTGAGCTTGCAGAACAGTACGCACACGTGCATGGCTTGATTCTATCAGATAAGAACTTTCAAGACCTCGGAATCTCAGCATTCAAAGAGGGAAACAGGCCATCGCTGGGCGACATGCTCGAAGCAATCGAGAAAGGACAGATTGAACCGGGTTCAACCATCATCATTGAGTCGTTAGATCGTCTGAGCCGCAGAGGCATTGACGTGACTCAGCAGATAATTAAGTCGATTCTGCAACACAACGTCTTTATCGCTTCACTGGTTGATGGTTTATTACTTAATCGTGAATCCGTCAATGACCTTGTGAGTGTCATCAGGATAGCTCTGGCTGCGGATCTTGCCCAT
This region of Enterobacter asburiae genomic DNA includes:
- a CDS encoding ABC-F family ATPase, which produces MLLCNNITMQFGSKPLFENISVKFGGGNRYGLIGANGSGKSTFMKILGGDLEPTLGNVSLDPNERIGKLRQDQFAFEEFTVLDTVIMGHGELWEVKQERDRIYALAEMSEEDGYKVADLETQYGEMDGYSAEARAGELLLGVGIPVEQHYGPMSEVAPGWKLRVLLAQALFSNPDILLLDEPTNNLDIDTIRWLEQTLNDRDSTMIIISHDRHFLNMVCTHMADLDYGELRVYPGNYDEYMTAATQARERLLADNAKKKAQIADLQSFVSRFSANASKSRQATSRARQIDKIKLDEVKASSRQNPFIRFEQDKKLFRNALEVEALEKGFENGPLFKKFNLLLEVGEKIAILGANGVGKSTMLKTLVGELQPDNGTVKWSENAQIGYYAQDHEYEFENDLTVFDWMSQWKQEGDDEQAVRSILGRLLFSQDDIKKPAKVLSGGEKGRMLFGKLMMEKPNILVMDEPTNHLDMESIESLNMALEMYQGTLIFVSHDREFVSSLATRVIEITPERVVDFTGNYEDYLRSKGIEN